One window of Aerococcus tenax genomic DNA carries:
- a CDS encoding cation:proton antiporter domain-containing protein, giving the protein MLLLSFAYIFILGLLVERLCQSLRIPSLVGYLFLGILLGPYALNLLDSTILDLSADLRQVALIIILTRASLSLDIRGLIKVGRPALLMCFLPATFEMIATSLLAPSILGINQADALVLGAVLGAVSPAVVVPKMLKLIDEGYGTEKQIPQIILAGSSADDIYVLVLFSSFLAVAQGGSFQITQLLTIPISIVLGLLVGGLLGAGLNSLFDRFAFSTAKQLILLLSLSFVLVSVEKILPALPFSGILAVMAMGLVINRLDSEKAVNLGQYYNKLWIPGEILLFVLVGASVNITYAFQAGWQPVLLIGMVLIFRSLGVLLSLAKTHLSLKERLFSVIAYLPKATVQAAIGGVPLAMGLGSGEIILTVSVLAILITAPLGAFGIDLTYQKILQKEVK; this is encoded by the coding sequence ATGTTATTGTTAAGTTTTGCCTATATTTTTATTTTAGGTTTGTTAGTCGAACGACTGTGTCAGTCTTTACGTATTCCTAGCTTAGTGGGTTATCTCTTTTTAGGGATTTTACTAGGGCCCTATGCCTTAAATTTATTGGATTCCACTATCTTAGACTTATCTGCGGATTTAAGACAAGTGGCTTTGATTATTATCCTGACTCGGGCAAGCTTGTCCTTAGATATCCGTGGCCTGATTAAGGTGGGTAGGCCAGCACTCTTGATGTGTTTTTTACCGGCAACTTTTGAAATGATTGCTACCAGTCTCTTGGCACCTAGCATTTTAGGGATCAACCAGGCTGACGCTCTAGTCCTGGGGGCGGTACTCGGTGCGGTTTCCCCGGCGGTTGTAGTTCCTAAAATGTTAAAACTGATTGATGAAGGCTATGGGACTGAAAAGCAAATCCCGCAAATTATTTTAGCCGGGTCGTCAGCTGATGATATTTATGTCTTGGTTCTTTTTTCTTCCTTCCTAGCTGTTGCTCAAGGAGGAAGTTTCCAAATTACCCAACTCCTGACTATCCCGATTTCCATTGTTCTAGGGCTCTTAGTCGGTGGCCTCTTGGGTGCTGGCTTAAATAGCCTCTTTGATCGTTTTGCCTTTAGCACTGCCAAGCAGTTGATTTTACTCTTATCCCTATCCTTTGTCTTGGTATCGGTGGAGAAAATCCTGCCAGCACTCCCATTCTCGGGAATATTAGCAGTGATGGCTATGGGGCTTGTGATCAATCGCCTGGACTCAGAAAAGGCGGTCAATCTCGGTCAATACTATAATAAATTATGGATCCCTGGTGAAATTCTGCTCTTTGTCTTAGTGGGCGCCTCTGTCAATATTACCTATGCCTTTCAAGCAGGCTGGCAACCGGTTCTTTTAATTGGTATGGTATTAATATTCCGGTCATTGGGTGTCTTACTATCCCTAGCCAAGACCCACCTAAGTCTTAAAGAACGCTTATTTTCAGTGATCGCCTACCTGCCTAAAGCAACGGTTCAGGCAGCCATTGGAGGTGTCCCCTTGGCAATGGGACTAGGATCCGGTGAAATTATTTTAACGGTTTCGGTACTAGCTATCCTAATTACTGCACCCTTAGGGGCTTTTGGAATTGACCTCACTTACCAAAAAATTTTGCAAAAAGAAGTTAAATAA
- a CDS encoding folate family ECF transporter S component — translation MFRKWLPLDVASSRVITGMGLLMALNLLLNQFRLVLGPTLEISFAFIPLAIMGAFYGPIYAGIGAGLCDVIGFVLSPSGFFFPGFTFNAVLAGLIYGFVLFRQGYNLKRILIAKVLTTVLISLFLTPLWLNMMYQSGLFAWARIIRTAVLFPVDLFLLIIIFKMIERSRAVKNMRSQSAH, via the coding sequence ATGTTTAGAAAATGGTTACCTTTAGATGTCGCCTCATCACGGGTGATTACGGGTATGGGTTTATTGATGGCTTTAAACCTCTTACTCAACCAATTCCGTTTAGTTCTAGGACCAACCCTAGAAATCAGTTTTGCCTTTATACCATTAGCTATTATGGGTGCTTTTTATGGACCTATCTATGCAGGAATTGGCGCTGGTTTATGTGATGTGATTGGTTTTGTTCTGAGTCCAAGTGGCTTCTTCTTTCCTGGCTTTACCTTCAATGCGGTCTTAGCCGGTTTGATTTATGGCTTTGTTCTTTTCCGTCAAGGCTATAACTTGAAACGAATTCTCATCGCTAAAGTATTAACTACGGTGTTGATTTCATTATTCTTAACGCCTTTATGGCTCAATATGATGTACCAGTCCGGTTTATTTGCCTGGGCTAGAATCATTCGTACAGCGGTACTATTTCCAGTAGACCTATTTCTTCTGATTATTATTTTCAAGATGATCGAAAGAAGTCGGGCCGTCAAGAACATGCGCAGCCAAAGTGCTCATTAA